Within Myxococcus fulvus, the genomic segment CGAACCGCGCCAGCTCCGCCTGCGTCACCGCCGACGGCCCGGTGACTTCCAACACACGCTGTCCCTCATACGTGGAGGTGAGCGCCGCCACCGCCGCCCGGGCGCAGTCCTCGCGCGTGACATACGCCGTGGCCCCTGTTCCCGTGGCCGAGACGAGTCGCCCCTGCGCGACGGCCTGGGGCAGGCTGTGCAAGAGCATCTCCATGTAGATGTTGTTGCGCAGCACGGTGAAGCCCAGTCCGCTCGCCGCCAGCGCCTGCTCCGTGGCCCAGTGGTCCTTGGCCAGCGTGATGGGCGAGTCGGGCTCCGGCCGCGTCAGCGACGTGTAGACGACGTGCTTCACGCCCACGCGTCGAGCGGCCTCCACGGCATGGCGATGCTGGGTGATTCGGCGGCCAGGGACATCGAGCGAGTCCGTGCTGACGAGCAACAGTCGCTCCGCGCCGGCGAAGGCCACGTCCAGCGTCGACGCGTCATCGAAGTCCGCCTTGCGCACCACGACACCGCGCGCCGTCAGGTCCGCGAGCTTCGACGGCTCGCGCGTGGTGACGATGAGAGGCCCCTTGCTGGCCTCGAGCAGCAACTCCACGACGCGGCGGCCCAGGTGGCCGGAGGCGCCGGTGACGAGCAGGGTGGGGGATGTGGCCGTCATGTGAATCTCCAGAGCGAGGGAGCGACATTGGCTCCGGCTCATGGGTAGCGCCGCGCGGCAATCTGCACAATGCGGCCCGCTGGAGCATACTGTTCCCCAGGAGGAACAATGGACCTGAACCAGCTCACCCTCTTCGTCGCCGTCGCCGAGGGCGCCAGCTTCTCCAGCGCGGCGAAGAAGCTGGGTCTGCCGAAGTCATCGGTGAGCCGTGGCATCGCCCGCCTGGAGTCCTCGCTCGGTGTGCAGCTCATCCACCGCACCACGCGCCGGGTGTCACTCAGCACCGCGGGACAAGCGCTCTACGAGCGGGTGTCACCGATGCTGCTCGCGCTGCGCAAGTCCGTGGGAGAGCTGCCGGAGTTGGAGGAGGAGCCGTCAGGCGTGTTGCGACTGACGTCGGTGGTGGACTGGGGGACCACGGTGCTCGCGGAGGTCATCACCCGCTTCGTGGCGCGCTACCCCGCCGTGAAGGTGGACCTGCACCTGGACAATCGCGTCGTGGACCTGGTGGCCGAGGGCTTCGATGCCGCGCTGCGACTGGCCATCGCCCCGTTGAAGGACTCCTCGCTGCGAGCCCGCCGCCTCGGGGTGCTCTCGCTGCGGCTCTATGCCTCGCCGGCGTATCTCGCGCGCCGGGGCACGCCGCGCCATCCTCGCGAGCTCTCCAGCCACACCTGGGTGTCCTTCCGTTCCCCCAAGCCCTTCCGGCTCGTGGGGCCCGGCGAGACACTCCTCATGCCGCAGGATGGCGCCATCGTCTGCGACGACATGTTCTTCATGCGGGAGGCGCTTCGTCAGGGCGCGGGCGTCGGCTTCCTGCCGACGATGCTCGCGGAGCAGGAGGTCGCGGAGGGGCGACTCGTCGCGCTGCTGCCGAAGTGGAGCATGCCCGCCGGCAGCGTGTGGTTCGTCTCCACCGCGGAGCGGCACATGCCTCGCAAGGTCGCCGCCTTCCGCGACTTCCTCCTCGAGACGCTGAAGCAGCGCTCCTTCCCGATGTGAGGCCGGGCGCGGAGACGCCCTCAGAGCGAGCCGAGGAACTTGAGCACCGCGGCGCGGTCATCGGCGGACAGACGGTGGAAGCCGTCGCGCGCGGTGAGCGCCTCGCCGCCATGCCACAGCACCGCCTCTTCAATC encodes:
- a CDS encoding LysR family transcriptional regulator: MDLNQLTLFVAVAEGASFSSAAKKLGLPKSSVSRGIARLESSLGVQLIHRTTRRVSLSTAGQALYERVSPMLLALRKSVGELPELEEEPSGVLRLTSVVDWGTTVLAEVITRFVARYPAVKVDLHLDNRVVDLVAEGFDAALRLAIAPLKDSSLRARRLGVLSLRLYASPAYLARRGTPRHPRELSSHTWVSFRSPKPFRLVGPGETLLMPQDGAIVCDDMFFMREALRQGAGVGFLPTMLAEQEVAEGRLVALLPKWSMPAGSVWFVSTAERHMPRKVAAFRDFLLETLKQRSFPM
- a CDS encoding SDR family oxidoreductase, translating into MTATSPTLLVTGASGHLGRRVVELLLEASKGPLIVTTREPSKLADLTARGVVVRKADFDDASTLDVAFAGAERLLLVSTDSLDVPGRRITQHRHAVEAARRVGVKHVVYTSLTRPEPDSPITLAKDHWATEQALAASGLGFTVLRNNIYMEMLLHSLPQAVAQGRLVSATGTGATAYVTREDCARAAVAALTSTYEGQRVLEVTGPSAVTQAELARFASELSGRPVEYVAVDAASLASGLVAHGFPAPLAAAYASFDVAVAQGRMSGVTSAIADLTGQAPVSVSHFLSAHREAFAAKGS